In a genomic window of [Empedobacter] haloabium:
- a CDS encoding Dyp-type peroxidase, producing the protein MSILEKVKALVHHEAAGPALELDDIQATVLFDRPDPYFGTHVLLRFDTAAGGRALLARLAPHVRSAADARDNQEAWIAVALSHAGLRALELDPTVLDSFPAPFRAGMADRADHLQDVGPNAPDQWEAPYGSGQLHLAVSIFAPDEASWRAAMDTARAQFAGLEGVTLLGSHDFGAQPDSRNPFGYRDNISNPAVEGGTAPTWPGQGRPVKAGEFILGYPGEAGVPLAQPGPDQDSIGRNGSYVVLRKYRADIAAFNRFLREHGGDADGQELLAAKLVGRWRSGAPLALAPERDDPALGADRQRNNDFTYARDQEGLQVPHGCHMRRMNPRDSKLAILTDVNLHRLIRRSTTFGPPYDPDLLKDDSAERGLFFIGLSAKAHETMEFMQQEWINHGNFIDLANERDPIVGQQPEGAIFTVPERPVRRRIHGIQSFCTLRGGEYLFMPGLRALRRLAQG; encoded by the coding sequence ATGTCGATTCTTGAGAAGGTCAAGGCGCTGGTCCACCATGAGGCCGCGGGGCCGGCGCTGGAACTGGACGACATCCAGGCCACCGTGCTGTTCGACCGGCCCGACCCGTACTTCGGCACCCACGTGCTGCTGCGCTTCGACACGGCAGCCGGCGGCCGCGCGCTGCTGGCCAGGCTGGCACCGCACGTGCGCAGCGCGGCCGACGCGCGCGACAACCAGGAGGCATGGATCGCCGTCGCGCTGAGCCACGCCGGCCTGCGTGCACTGGAGCTGGACCCGACCGTTCTGGACAGCTTCCCGGCGCCCTTCCGCGCCGGCATGGCGGACCGCGCCGATCACCTGCAGGACGTCGGCCCCAATGCGCCCGACCAGTGGGAAGCGCCCTACGGCAGCGGCCAACTGCACCTGGCGGTCTCGATCTTCGCGCCGGACGAGGCATCGTGGCGCGCCGCCATGGACACGGCGCGCGCGCAGTTCGCCGGTCTGGAGGGCGTGACGCTGCTGGGCTCCCACGACTTCGGCGCCCAGCCGGACAGCCGCAATCCGTTCGGCTACCGCGACAACATCAGCAATCCGGCCGTCGAAGGCGGCACGGCGCCTACCTGGCCCGGCCAGGGCCGGCCCGTCAAGGCCGGCGAATTCATCCTGGGCTATCCGGGCGAAGCGGGTGTGCCGCTGGCGCAGCCGGGACCGGACCAGGATTCGATCGGCCGCAACGGCAGCTATGTCGTGCTGCGCAAGTACCGGGCCGACATCGCCGCGTTCAACCGCTTCCTGCGCGAGCACGGCGGCGACGCGGACGGCCAGGAACTGCTGGCAGCCAAGCTGGTGGGCCGCTGGCGCAGCGGCGCCCCGCTGGCCCTGGCACCGGAACGGGACGACCCCGCCCTGGGCGCGGACCGCCAGCGCAACAACGACTTCACCTATGCCAGGGACCAGGAAGGGCTGCAGGTGCCGCACGGCTGCCACATGCGCCGCATGAACCCGCGCGACAGCAAGCTGGCGATCCTGACGGACGTCAACCTGCACCGGCTGATCCGGCGCAGCACCACGTTCGGGCCGCCCTACGATCCGGATCTGCTGAAGGACGACAGCGCCGAGCGCGGCCTGTTCTTCATCGGCCTCTCCGCCAAAGCACACGAAACGATGGAGTTCATGCAGCAGGAGTGGATCAACCACGGCAACTTCATCGACCTGGCAAACGAGCGCGATCCGATCGTCGGGCAGCAGCCGGAAGGGGCCATCTTCACGGTGCCCGAACGGCCGGTGCGGCGCCGCATCCACGGCATCCAGAGCTTCTGCACGCTGCGTGGTGGCGAGTATCTGTTCATGCCGGGACTACGGGCATTGCGGCGGCTGGCGCAGGGGTAG